Proteins from one Telopea speciosissima isolate NSW1024214 ecotype Mountain lineage chromosome 1, Tspe_v1, whole genome shotgun sequence genomic window:
- the LOC122645299 gene encoding VQ motif-containing protein 31-like: MAKSANEQGLAPSTTFIQADKTSFRELVQRLTGSTTDCDRQSTTLPPTIEGATVKVTGVKRPKSSLHERRQHTKSRLEIVKPGLSESMDRVFSLSKSGNFAITTSPLGTPSKALLNLSISTEEEEEEEEKAIRERRFYLHPSPRSKPGNVEPELLPLFPTHIS, translated from the coding sequence ATGGCAAAATCGGCAAACGAACAAGGTTTGGCACCATCAACCACATTCATCCAGGCAGATAAAACCAGCTTCCGAGAACTTGTTCAACGATTAACCGGTTCTACCACCGATTGCGATCGTCAATCAACCACTTTACCTCCTACCATTGAAGGGGCAACTGTGAAGGTCACAGGTGTCAAGAGACCCAAATCCAGTCTCCATGAGAGGCGGCAACATACAAAGTCTAGGCTGGAGATAGTAAAACCCGGTTTATCTGAGTCCATGGACCGggttttctctctttccaaatCTGGTAACTTTGCTATCACTACAAGCCCTTTGGGCACTCCATCTAAGGCTTTATTAAACCTTTCTATCtctactgaagaagaagaagaagaagaggagaaagccATCAGAGAAAGAAGGTTTTATTTACATCCTTCTCCCCGTTCTAAACCAGGAAATGTTGAACCGGAATTACTTCCCTTGTTTCCCACTCACATCTCCTAA
- the LOC122645289 gene encoding VQ motif-containing protein 31-like, whose amino-acid sequence MMDKPAPLTMFVQTDITGFRELVQRLTGLSPGNEGATPKVSGLKRQMSKLYERRRYMMSKLEVVKPGLKIKPGPTILQHSKAGFYSTELVFSTCESVNFSFIASPLGTPSKAFSNLFITEEEATMVVSDIDREEEEKAIKERRFYLHSSPRCRPGNAEPELLHLFPLNSPKTVS is encoded by the exons ATGATGGATAAACCAGCACCCTTGACAATGTTCGTTCAGACCGATATAACCGGTTTCCGGGAGCTTGTTCAGCGGTTAACCGGTCTATCCC CAGGCAACGAAGGGGCAACACCAAAGGTCTCAGGCCTCAAGAGGCAAATGTCCAAACTCTACGAGAGACGGCGATACATGATGTCAAAGCTGGAGGTAGTAAAACCCGGTTTGAAAATCAAACCGGGTCCAACCATTCTCCAACATTCAAAAGCTGGCTTTTATTCCACGGAACTAGTTTTCTCCACTTGTGAGTCTGTTAATTTCAGCTTCATTGCAAGCCCTTTGGGCACCCCATCAAAGGCTTTCTCAAACCTTTTCAtcacagaagaagaagcaacGATGGTAGTGTCTGATAttgacagagaagaagaagagaaagcaaTCAAAGAAAGACGGTTTTACTTGCATTCTTCACCGCGGTGCAGACCGGGAAATGCTGAACCGGAATTACTTCACCTGTTTCCACTCAATTCTCCCAAAACTGTTTCATGA
- the LOC122656887 gene encoding uncharacterized protein LOC122656887, which produces MPIARIGLISWFNRKVVDPLLQILHRGAEPKQLAFSTALGFTLGVFPICGVTFFLCGMAIALLGSRCHSPSVMLANFVATPVELSLVIPFLRFGEVISGGPHFPLTSDALKKVFTGQASWEVLLSIAHALLGWLIAAPFILGALYLVLLPCFKYLVSKFGPTPSSPKKQLHSPREVKLKVRDA; this is translated from the exons ATGCCGATCGCGAGGATTGGGTTGATCTCATGGTTCAACAGGAAGGTGGTGGATCCTCTCTTGCAAATTCTCCATAG GGGTGCAGAACCGAAGCAACTTGCATTTTCGACAGCTCTTGGCTTCACTTTGGGAGTATTCCCCATATGTG GGGTCACCTTCTTTCTTTGTGGGATGGCTATTGCGCTGCTTGGTTCACGTTGTCATTCTCCAAGTGTGATGCTTGCAAACTTTGTTGCTACTCCAGTAGAGTTGAG TCTGGTGATTCCTTTCTTGCGCTTTGGGGAAGTCATTTCTGGTGGTCCTCATTTCCCATTAACCTCTGATGCATTAAAGAAAGTATTTACTGGCCAAGCTTCGTGGGAAGTCCTACTCAGCATTGCCCATGCG TTGCTTGGCTGGCTCATTGCGGCTCCATTCATCTTGGGTGCACTCTACCTTGTGCTTCTACCATGTTTCAAGTATCTGGTTTCCAAGTTTGGTCCTACTCCTTCAAGCCCAAAGAAGCAACTACATTCCCCCAGAGAAGTCAAGCTCAAGGTACGGGATGCTTAA
- the LOC122647454 gene encoding RING-H2 finger protein ATL58-like, with protein MSYNYPDSPACCSTASAELKLYQAFIFSIPIIFTFILLFLFYFFYLRRGRVDWSSLRMRTFNGISEPISRPSELGLKKEHREMLPIIVFKESFSVKDTLCSVCLGDYQAEDKLQQIPACGHTFHMDCIDHWLATHTTCPLCRFSLLPSPKAETDHSDDRIEAQADEVQSYPESSRIRHEVGTSVQTGVERENIG; from the exons ATGTCTTATAACTATCCAGACTCGCCTGCTTGTTGCTCAACAGCTTCAGCTGAACTGAAACTATACCAAGCTTTCATCTTTTCCATACCAATTATCTTcacttttattcttcttttcctattttactTTTTCTATCTTCGTCGAGGCAGGGTTGATTGGTCATCTTTGCGGATGAGGACATTCAACGGGATTTCGGAACCCATCTCCAGA CCATCAGAATTAGGTTTGAAGAAGGAGCATAGAGAGATGCTACCGATAATCGTATTCAAGGAAAGCTTTTCTGTCAAGGATACACT ATGTTCAGTATGCCTGGGGGATTACCAAGCTGAGGATAAGCTTCAACAAATACCTGCATGTGGCCACACTTTTCACATGGATTGCATTGACCACTGGCTTGCTACCCACACCACCTGTCCTCTTTGTCGCTTCTCCCTCTTACCATCTCCTAAAGCTGAGACTGACCATTCTGACGATCGAATTGAAGCCCAGGCTGACGAAGTACAATCTTATCCGGAATCCTCAAGAATTAGACATGAGGTTGGAACCTCTGTTCAAACAGGggttgagagagagaacatAGGGTAA
- the LOC122647439 gene encoding peroxidase 72-like → MALSISFLMILSLFASASLCFSQKSNGGYLYPQFYDLSCPKAQEIVKSVVAQAVAKETRMAASLLRLHFHDCFVKGCDGSLLLDSIGTIISEKTSNPNRNSTRGFEVIDEIKSALEKECPETVSCADILALAARDSTVLTGGPTWEVPLGRRDSRGASVSGSNHNIPAPNNTFRTILTKFKLQGLHIVDLVALSGSHTIGNSRCTSFRQRLYNQTGNAQPDYSLDQSYASQLRTGCPRSGGDQNLFFLDYVSPTKFDNYYFKNLLAYTGLLSSDEVLFTKNKESMELVKQYAENNELFFEQFAKSMIKMGSISPLTGSRGEIRKNCRMINSH, encoded by the exons ATGGCTCTCTCTATTAGCTTTCTCATGATTCTTTCACTTTTTGCCTCTGCTTCACTATGTTTCTCCCAGAAGAGCAATGGTGGTTACCTCTATCCACAGTTCTATGACCTCTCGTGCCCGAAAGCCCAGGAGATTGTGAAGTCGGTAGTAGCACAGGCTGTTGCAAAAGAGACTCGAATGGCTGCTTCATTGCTCAGACTACATTTCCATGACTGTTTTGTTAAG GGCTGTGATGGATCCCTTCTGTTGGATAGCATTGGTACCATTATAAGTGAGAAGACATCAAATCCAAACAGGAACTCAACAAGAGGGTTTGAAGTCATTGATGAGATAAAATCAGCTCTGGAGAAAGAATGCCCAGAAACTGTGTCCTGTGCTGATATCTTGGCTCTTGCTGCTAGAGATTCCACTGTCCTG ACTGGTGGTCCTACCTGGGAAGTACCATTGGGAAGAAGAGACTCTAGAGGTGCAAGCGTAAGTGGTTCTAACCACAACATTCCTGCACCAAACAACACATTCCGGACAATCCTTACTAAATTCAAACTCCAGGGGCTTCACATTGTTGATCTTGTTGCACTCTCTG GAAGCCACACGATTGGAAATTCAAGATGCACTAGCTTCAGGCAAAGGCTCTATAACCAGACGGGCAACGCTCAGCCCGACTACTCGCTTGACCAATCGTACGCCTCACAATTGCGAACCGGGTGTCCAAGATCTGGTGGTGACCAGAATCTGTTTTTCTTGGACTATGTCAGCCCAACAAAGTTTGATAATTACTACTTCAAAAATTTATTGGCTTACACGGGCCTGCTAAGTTCTGATGAAGTTCTGTTTACAAAGAACAAAGAATCAATGGAGTTGGTGAAGCAATATGCAGAGAACAATGAACTTTTCTTCGAGCAATTCGCAAAATCTATGATTAAGATGGGAAGCATCTCTCCATTGACAGGTTCGAGGGGAGAGATTCGAAAGAACTGCAGGATGATCAACAGTCACTAA
- the LOC122647446 gene encoding phytolongin Phyl1.1-like, producing MGSIQNMVYYCCVAKGNRILYAYSCGDPEIDKLAVLCLERAPPFHTWYFQSVRKKTYGFLMEDGYIYFSIVDESLGNPGVLQFLEHVRNEFKKLAKSSSRGSISGLNSDRFQEQLVPVIRRLINSLEKVSQPQSDGDWMPEIPTSQHPGPSPSPESGQTEVATSTKAPLLGKFSKQEKKKMKDRVIEVRDNGSEEHRKSTDREVRDDVSTIESDNHGVVVSSFSVQKGSSSMSITADPQHARDRWRRQVRIVIALDVLVCLILFALWLGICGGFRCISG from the coding sequence ATGGGTTCTATTCAAAATATGGTGTACTATTGCTGTGTTGCCAAGGGAAATAGAATCCTCTATGCTTACAGCTGTGGTGACCCTGAAATTGACAAGCTGGCAGTTTTGTGCTTGGAAAGGGCTCCTCCCTTCCACACCTGGTATTTTCAGAGTGTTAGGAAAAAGACTTATGGGTTCCTAATGGAGGATGGGTATATCTACTTCTCTATTGTGGATGAGAGTCTTGGAAACCCTGGGGTCCTTCAGTTTCTGGAACATGTAAGGAATGAGTTTAAGAAGCTTGCAAAGAGCAGTTCAAGGGGCAGCATATCAGGTTTGAACTCAGATCGCTTTCAAGAACAATTGGTGCCTGTTATCCGCCGTTTGATTAACTCATTAGAGAAAGTCTCGCAACCCCAATCTGATGGTGACTGGATGCCTGAGATTCCGACATCACAACATCCAGGGCCTTCACCATCACCAGAAAGTGGTCAAACTGAAGTTGCCACATCTACTAAGGCTCCATTGCTTGGGAAGTTTAGCaagcaagagaagaagaaaatgaaggatCGTGTTATCGAGGTTAGAGACAATGGCTCTGAGGAGCACCGGAAGTCTACGGATCGAGAAGTCAGGGATGATGTGTCAACCATTGAATCTGATAACCATGGTGTGGTGGTCTCTTCATTCTCAGTACAGAAGGGTTCAAGCTCAATGAGTATTACTGCAGATCCACAGCATGCTCGAGATAGGTGGCGGCGCCAAGTTCGGATTGTCATTGCTCTTGATGTACTTGtgtgtttaattttatttgcaCTTTGGTTGGGGATTTGTGGCGGCTTTCGATGCATTTCTGGTTAG
- the LOC122639332 gene encoding sec1 family domain-containing protein MIP3, producing the protein MAFIDVIKLCLDSIRQMSDHIEDAILYLDAGCTEAFQFLGAFPLFLELGARAVCSLENMSALDIVIDWNSNFDSAKKMVVITSRLLSDAHRYILRCLSTHKTILHCAIFTSISETGHSAYADSPLGPEAFHEYESLLLQDYEEHVRKYERREHSSPQHGEWKQSEEGSIKERGVSEDEGWSQLVSSEEEIPHPEASFSGRDLEETNPTSCTDDLWKKLDVCVRHFPMILCPFSPRVFVLPSEGTVAEACLSTEHEDSLSPGLPPISTGLTPYGDETPPGATLTAEFLYHLAAKMDVKLEIFSLGDLSKSIGKIMTNMSSLYDVGRRKRSAGLLLVDRTLDLITPCCHGDSLFDRIFSSLPRKERTTSSAHGKGSQIQNKHVPASLQRAALDVQIPLAKILGKEESATYGSKLPANVEAFLCGWNSSNSASPTADLNNPSSNICSEKLLHSEIGLLSGSFVSTENYQGVHYLESMLDRRTKEGALLIKKWLQEDMRQQKLIVDTRTRPGLSKTSELHTMVKALAENQSSLMKNRGIIQLAAAAELALSEPHASHWDAFVSAERILSVSAGDTSQSLSAQICDLINKSVLLRSQKMESSQGLLSFQDTLLLAIIGYIFAGENFPTSGSDGPFSWQEEHLLKESIMDAILENPTAAKLKFLHGIAEELECNVNKMKPEQPKESTIDDFDDDQWGSWGDEDTDHNNEQVYGDMQLKLELRDRVDNLFKLFHKLSGLKNRHTILREGPLGLESNYDSDTYMSKGLLYRLLTMVLSKFDISGLEYHSSTVGRLFKSGFGRFGLGQAKPNLGDQSVLLIFVVGGINGVEVREVQEALSESGRPNIELIIGGTALLTPDNMLDLLLGSSSYT; encoded by the exons ATGTCAGATCACATTGAAGATGCTATTCTTTACCTAGATGCTGGTTGTACTGAGGCCTTCCAATTTCTTGGAGCATTTCCTCTGTTTCTGGAACTTGGAGCCCGTGCTGTATGCAGCTTAGAGAACATGTCTGCCCTTGACATT GTGATTGATTGGAACTCAAATTTCGATTCTGCAAAGAAGATGGTAGTCATCACATCGCGTCTTCTCAGTGATGCTCATCGGTATATTTTGCGTTGCCTGAGCACACATAAAACTATTCTTCATTGTGCTATATTTACATCCATCTCAGAG ACAGGTCACTCAGCATATGCTGATTCACCTCTGGGACCAGAAGCTTTTCATGAGTATGAATCCTTGCTCCTCCAAGATTACGAAGAGCATGTCAGGAAGTATGAAAGAAGGGAACATAGTTCACCTCAACATGGTGAATGGAAGCAGTCAGAAGAAGGGAGCATCAAGGAAAGAGGAGTATCAGAAGATGAGGGGTGGTCACAACTTGTTTCAAGTGAAGAGGAGATCCCCCATCCAGAAGCTAGTTTTAGTGGAAGAGATTTAGAAGAAACTAACCCAACAAGTTGTACTGATGATTTATGGAAAAAGTTAGACGTGTGTGTGCGTCATTTTCCCATGATTCTGTGTCCTTTTTCACCAAGAGTATTTGTCTTACCTTCAGAGGGAACGGTTGCTGAAGCATGCTTATCAACAGAACATGAGGACTCCCTTAGCCCTGGGTTGCCTCCCATAAGTACTGGGTTGACACCTTATGGGGATGAAACTCCTCCGGGGGCTACTCTTACGGCAGAGTTTCTTTACCATCTGGCTGCCAAG ATGGATGTGAAGTTGGAAATATTTTCTCTTGGTGACTTGTCAAAGAGTATTGGGAAGATTATGACAAACATGTCAAGCCTTTATGACGTTGGCCGGCGTAAACGGTCAGCTGGTCTATTGCTTGTTGATCGTACACTTGATCTCATTACTCCTTGCTGTCATGGGGACTCACTTTTTGATCGTATATTCTCATCTCTGCCCCGTAAGGAAAGAACAACATCCTCTGCACATGGGAAAGGCTCACAGATCCAAAACAAACATGTCCCTGCTAGTCTACAGCGTGCTGCTCTTGATGTACAGATACCACTGGCAAAAATACTTGGCAAAGAAGAATCTGCCACATATGGCTCTAAGCTGCCAGCTAATGTTGAAGCTTTTCTATGTGGTTGGAATTCTAGTAATTCTGCATCTCCAACTGCTGATTTGAATAACCCTAGTAGCAACATATGTAGTGAAAAATTATTACACTCTGAGATTGGACTGCTGAGTGGGTCTTTTGTCTCCACTGAGAATTATCAAGGAGTACATTACTTGGAATCCATGCTGGACAGAAGAACAAAAGAAGGGGCCTTACTGATAAAGAAGTGGCTCCAGGAAGATATGCGACAGCAGAAGTTGATCGTAGATACAAGAACACGCCCTGGTTTGTCTAAAACATCAGAGTTGCACACTATGGTTAAAGCGCTGGCTGAAAATCAGTCATCTTTAATGAAAAACCGAGGGATTATACAGTTAGCAGCAGCTGCAGAGCTTGCTTTAAGTGAACCACATGCTTCCCATTGGGATGCATTTGTAAGTGCTGAGAGGATATTGAGTGTAAGTGCTGGAGATACAAGTCAGAGTCTCTCCGCTCAAATTTGTGATCTCATCAATAAGAGTGTTTTATTGAGGTCTCAAAAGATGGAATCTTCTCAAGGCCTTCTTTCATTCCAGGACACATTACTCCTTGCAATCATTGGTTATATTTTTGCTGGTGAAAATTTCCCAACGTCTGGGTCTGATGGCCCCTTTTCATGGCAAGAGGAGCATTTGTTGAAGGAATCTATTATGGATGCAATACTTGAAAATCCCACAGCTGCAAAACTGAAATTTCTACATGGAATTGCAGAAGAGCTTGAATGCAATGTAAACAAGATGAAGCCTGAGCAGCCGAAGGAATCAACaattgatgattttgatgatgacCAGTGGGGTAGCTGGGGTGATGAAGATACTGATCATAACAATGAGCAAGTGTATGGTGACATGCAACTGAAGTTGGAGTTGCGTGATAGGGTAGATAACCTTTTCAAATTATTTCACAAACTATCTGGTCTGAAAAATAGACATACAATTTTAAGAGAAGGCCCATTAGGCTTAGAAAGTAACTATGATAGTGATACTTACATGAGCAAAGGATTGCTATATAGACTGCTAACCATGGTCCTATCCAAGTTTGACATATCTGGGTTGGAATACCATTCATCTACAGTTGGACGACTTTTTAAAAGCGGGTTTGGTAGATTTGGTCTTGGACAG GCAAAACCAAATCTTGGTGACCAAAGCgttcttttgatttttgttgttgGGGGCATCAATGGTGTTGAG GTACGAGAAGTTCAAGAGGCATTATCAGAAAGTGGGAGGCCAAATATAGAATTGATTATTGGTGGTACAGCTCTTCTCACTCCAGATAACATGCTTGATCTGCTATTGGGGTCTTCTAGCTATACATAA